A window of the Alnus glutinosa chromosome 4, dhAlnGlut1.1, whole genome shotgun sequence genome harbors these coding sequences:
- the LOC133866295 gene encoding uncharacterized protein LOC133866295, producing the protein MGGVTIRLMGMGFGRRKGGWLFFLDHWVASLEEAGRVSAARINTADQRIQFTSEQQQQLDRKLRKSNPAALPIHKPITRSQTQAHNNLVSDPSSEEMEQRIERVEKEIGAMDDRMQKEMEKMLDTQKRMEEMLSALLSKSQSHREEDQTNAASSSRGRAGKDSNRTESGSSFPKVAKLNFPKYDGTEDPTSWVCRAEQFFEFQNTAEEDRVSLAAYHLEGEAQLWYQLFKETEEAASWESLKDGLHVRYGPTQFEDFFGDLTKLRQTGTVREYQGQYERLLSRAGRLLVAQQVGGFISGLKESIRPEVQASRPTSLTAAVGLARLYEGRLMSQRRSPQLFEPRRSAGQPSIPPLPSANLVRNRTPVIRKLSPAELKDRRERGLCFNCNDKFSPSHRCKKLFLIEGIYEEAEITDPTENEEAGEEEEFEIPEISLHAIFGVPNPQTMRISGTIRKARVILLADTGSTHNFLNTRLAERLGLVPDKHTAFEVIVANGERLLSRGKYSAVPVFLEGTCFILEFFLIDLQGYDSVLGAQWLKTLGPILWDFASLLMSFTWQGRRVTLTGINCPRNRVLDGSKMQRELRRSSEGILLQLLAVELGVEQHCPSINNPDLLQLLQEFQGLFEEPHGLPPARPHDHRIPLIQGFPPVNVRPYRYPHYQKNEIEKIVVGLLNTGEIRPSTSPYSSPVLLVKKHDGSWRLCVDYRALNRVTIKDKFPIPVVDELLDELQGAKYFSKLDLRSGYHQIRMQQQDIEKTAFRTHHGHFEFLVMPFVLTNAPSTFQSLMNDIFSSLLRKFVLVFFDDILICSKNWTEHLQHLSAVLGLLRANHLYVRKEKCSFGQQWVKYLGHVIDREGVAVDPDKIQAMLAWPKPHSLKALRGFLGLTGYYRKFIEHYGSIARPLTQLLKKDAWGVEQRG; encoded by the exons ATGGGGGGCGTGACAATTCGTCTGATGGGTATGGGATTTGGTCGGAGGAAAGGTGGGTGGCTCTTCTTCTTGGACCACTGGGTGGCCTCGCTTGAGGAGGCCGGCCGGGTCTCCGCCGCCCGCATTAACACCGCCGATCAGAGGATCCAGTTCACCTCAGAACAACAACAGCAGCTTGATA GGAAACTCAGGAAATCAAATCCTGCAGCTTTACCCATCCACAAACCCATCACACGATCCCAAACCCAGGCCCAcaacaacttggtatcagatCCAAGTTCTGAAGAGATGGAGCAAAGGATTGAGCGAGTGGAGAAGGAGATAGGAGCCATGGACGATCGGATGCAGAAGGAGATGGAGAAGATGCTCGATACCCAGAAACGTATGGAGGAGATGTTGAGTGCATTGCTCTCCAAAAGTCAGAGTCATCGAGAGGAAGATCAGACCAATGCAGCGAGTTCATCCAGGGGCCGAGCGGGCAAGGATTCCAATCGGACGGAATCTGGAAGTTCCTTCCCGAAGGTTGCAAAGCTGAATTTCCCCAAATATGACGGCACCGAAGACCCAACCAGTTGGGTGTGCCGCGCAGAGcagttttttgaatttcaaaatactGCGGAAGAAGACAGGGTAAGTCTGGCGGCTTACCACCTTGAGGGCGAAGCGCAACTCTGGTACCAGCTCTTCAAGGAAACAGAGGAAGCGGCCTCATGGGAAAGTTTGAAGGACGGCCTGCATGTGAGGTATGGACCGACCCAGTTTGAAGATTTCTTTGGGGATCTTACAAAACTACGCCAAACTGGGACGGTGCGAGAATATCAAGGGCAGTACGAACGCTTGTTGAGCAGGGCGGGTCGACTTTTGGTCGCGCAACAAGTAGGGGGATTTATAAGCGGCCTCAAGGAGAGCATTAGGCCGGAGGTCCAAGCTTCCCGACCAACCAGCCTGACCGCGGCAGTTGGGCTTGCCAGGCTGTATGAAGGACGGCTGATGTCTCAACGAAGGAGTCCCCAACTCTTCGAACCACGGAGGAGTGCTGGTCAGCCGAGCATACCACCCTTACCATCAGCCAATCTGGTGCGGAATCGGACGCCAGTAATCCGGAAACTGAGCCCAGCAGAATTAAAAGACCGAAGGGAAAGGGGCCTTTGCTTCAATTGCAATGATAAGTTCTCACCAAGCCATAGATGTAAGAAGCTATTCCTGATTGAAGGTATTTATGAGGAAGCTGAAATCACAGACCCGACAGAAAACGAGGAAGCAGGGGAGGAGGAGGAATTTGAGATTCCGGAGATTTCCCTTCACGCCATTTTCGGAGTACCCAACCCTCAAACCATGCGTATCTCTGGTACCATCAGGAAGGCGCGGGTAATTTTGTTAGCAGATACGGGAAGCACGCATAATTTCCTTAACACAAGGTTGGCGGAAAGATTGGGGTTGGTGCCCGACAAACACACGGCTTTTGAAGTAATAGTGGCAAATGGGGAGAGGCTATTGAGCAGAGGGAAGTATTCAGCCGTACCCGTTTTCCTAGAAGGAACTTGTTTTATACTTGAGTTTTTTCTCATTGATCTTCAGGGGTATGATTCCGTTCTCGGAGCACAGTGGCTCAAGACATTGGGTCCCATCCTTTGGGATTTTGCCTCCCTGCTCATGAGTTTCACGTGGCAAGGAAGAAGGGTGACTCTGACCGGTATTAACTGCCCCAGAAACAGAGTGTTGGACGGGTCAAAAATGCAAAGGGAACTTCGCCGTAGTTCCGAGGGTATTTTACTGCAACTACTGGCGGTGGAGTTGGGGGTGGAGCAACACTGTCCGAGCATTAACAACCCGGACTTACTGCAGCTGTTGCAGGAATTCCAGGGGCTCTTTGAGGAACCGCATGGTCTTCCTCCCGCGCGTCCACATGACCACAGAATCCCCCTCATACAGGGTTTTCCTCCTGTCAATGTGCGACCCTATAGGTACCCTCATTACCAAAAGAATGAGATCGAAAAGATTGTGGTGGGATTACTCAATACAGGGGAAATTCGGCCTAGTACCAGCCCTTATTCCTCCCCTGTGCTGCTGGTCAAGAAGCACGATGGTTCGTGGCGACTGTGTGTAGATTACCGAGCCCTTAACCGAGTTACAATTAAAGACAAGTTCCCCATTCCTGTGGTAGACGAGCTGCTGGATGAGCTACAAGGGGCCAAGTATTTCTCCAAACTTGACCTCCGTTCCGGGTATCACCAAATAAGAATGCAGCAGCAAGACATAGAGAAGACGGCTTTTCGCACGCATCATGGACACTTTGAGTTTCTAGTCATGCCATTTGTCCTCACGAATGCCCCTTCAACATTCCAATCATTGATGAACGATATTTTCAGCAGCCTCTTGCGTAAGTTTGTTCTTGTCTTTTTTGATGACATCCTAATATGTAGCAAGAATTGGACAGAACACTTACAACACCTCTCTGCTGTTTTGGGGCTTTTGAGAGCTAACCACTTGTAtgtaaggaaagaaaaatgcaGTTTTGGGCAGCAGTGGGTGAAGTATTTGGGCCATGTGATTGATAGGGAGGGTGTGGCCGTAGACCCCGATAAAATTCAGGCAATGTTGGCGTGGCCAAAACCCCACTCCCTTAAGGCACTTCGAGGCTTTCTCGGCCTCACGGGTTACTACCGTAAATTTATCGAGCATTATGGCAGCATTGCTCGACCGTTGACACAGCTCCTAAAAAAGGATGCCTGGGGGGTGGAACAAAGAGGCTGA